A genomic window from Candidatus Binatia bacterium includes:
- a CDS encoding DUF1579 domain-containing protein, which translates to MEPRSRFAPALLAAALIALTWSAPALAADKTPSKAKAKTTADAKAAADAKATQTAAEADAAKSAAAQPSKEEMMAMMMKMATPGPEHAALNPLAGSWKTVTKMWSDPSAEPTSGEGTCERSWVMGGRYLVANYKGVFGTMPFEGMEVLGYDNMKKQYVSSWVDNMGTGIMLSQGPAMEPATHSYTLTGTMADPTGRESTMREVTNIVDGNTYTMTMYANDKGQEQKMMEITYSRAK; encoded by the coding sequence ATGGAACCGCGTTCCCGCTTTGCCCCAGCGCTTCTCGCCGCAGCCCTGATCGCGCTCACGTGGTCCGCGCCCGCGCTCGCCGCGGACAAGACCCCGAGCAAGGCGAAGGCGAAGACGACCGCGGACGCCAAGGCCGCGGCGGATGCCAAGGCCACCCAGACGGCCGCGGAGGCGGATGCGGCCAAGTCCGCCGCCGCACAGCCTTCGAAAGAAGAGATGATGGCCATGATGATGAAGATGGCCACCCCCGGCCCCGAGCACGCCGCGCTCAACCCGCTCGCGGGCTCCTGGAAGACCGTGACCAAGATGTGGAGCGATCCGTCCGCCGAGCCGACGAGCGGCGAGGGGACCTGCGAGCGCAGCTGGGTCATGGGCGGCCGCTATCTCGTCGCCAACTACAAGGGCGTATTCGGCACGATGCCGTTCGAGGGGATGGAAGTCCTGGGCTACGACAACATGAAGAAGCAGTACGTCAGCTCGTGGGTGGACAACATGGGGACGGGGATCATGCTGAGCCAGGGTCCCGCGATGGAGCCCGCCACCCACTCATATACCCTGACCGGCACGATGGCCGATCCCACGGGCCGGGAATCCACGATGCGCGAGGTCACGAACATCGTGGACGGCAACACCTACACGATGACGATGTACGCGAACGACAAGGGGCAGGAACAGAAGATGATGGAGATCACCTACAGCCGCGCGAAGTGA
- a CDS encoding helix-hairpin-helix domain-containing protein → MKRSLITSSLAALSVAFLLPMGAHAATTTNATATKHTTAAKTATAAKSTTAAKSASTTTATNATASKPTRRHHTMAKNASSTKAKVTKIDINTATREELMTLPGIDGDMADKIIAGRPYKNMAQLKTKGGVTNAEYRKISRKVTAKQAAAMHSEAPANGTPSTDSGAQSSNGDNTAGASGSSDQTNK, encoded by the coding sequence ATGAAGCGCAGTCTGATCACCTCATCGCTGGCCGCACTCAGCGTGGCGTTCCTGCTGCCGATGGGCGCGCACGCGGCCACCACGACCAACGCGACCGCGACCAAGCACACGACGGCCGCGAAGACCGCGACGGCGGCCAAGAGCACGACCGCCGCGAAGTCGGCCAGCACCACGACGGCCACGAACGCGACCGCGAGCAAGCCGACGCGGCGCCATCACACGATGGCCAAGAACGCCTCGTCCACGAAGGCGAAGGTCACCAAGATCGACATCAACACCGCGACGCGCGAGGAGCTGATGACGCTCCCCGGCATCGACGGCGACATGGCGGACAAGATCATCGCCGGACGTCCGTACAAGAACATGGCGCAGCTGAAGACCAAGGGCGGCGTGACCAACGCCGAGTACCGCAAGATCAGCCGCAAGGTCACCGCGAAGCAGGCGGCGGCGATGCATTCGGAGGCGCCGGCAAACGGAACGCCGAGCACGGACAGCGGGGCCCAGTCGAGCAACGGCGACAATACCGCCGGCGCGAGCGGGTCGAGTGACCAGACCAACAAGTAA